A window of Nitrososphaerota archaeon contains these coding sequences:
- a CDS encoding cytochrome c maturation protein CcmE, protein MKKNKLLVIVALPAIFVALIAGVFSANVSPYVSVTQVVTQNMTQRNLQVFGQVIVDSIYFDKSTGIETFVLTDGNNTVTVNFRGIVNNLSNSTEVVAIGVYDGKIVQAERVLVKCPSKYETATAKEA, encoded by the coding sequence ATGAAAAAGAACAAGCTTCTTGTTATCGTCGCGCTACCAGCTATCTTCGTCGCGCTTATAGCCGGAGTCTTCAGTGCAAATGTCTCTCCTTACGTCAGCGTCACTCAAGTCGTCACGCAGAACATGACTCAACGTAACCTCCAAGTATTTGGTCAAGTGATAGTTGACAGCATCTACTTTGATAAGAGCACTGGCATAGAAACATTCGTTTTGACCGACGGAAACAACACGGTAACTGTTAATTTCCGCGGAATAGTCAACAATCTGTCGAACTCCACAGAGGTGGTGGCGATAGGCGTCTACGACGGCAAAATCGTTCAGGCTGAGCGAGTTCTAGTCAAGTGCCCCTCAAAATACGAAACGGCTACAGCAAAGGAGGCCTAG